The genomic segment TCAAAATAAAGTAGGCTTACAGAGTTAAAATCTAATCTTACAACTTTATCTTTATTCTTTAAATAATCTAAAGAAGCATTTCTAGTTACTTTATACAAATAGGGCTTAATGTCTTTTATATTTGAAATATTAGCTCTTTTTTCCCATAAAAAAAGCATTGTATTTGCAGTGATTTCTTCTGCAGCATAATTATTTTTTACATATTTAAAAGAGAAAGCATAAAGTCTTTCATAAAAAAAATCAAAGAGCTCTTTAAAAGCAGCTTGATTTCCTTTTTTTAAGTTTTCTAGAACTGTTTTTGAAAGTTCAGTCATTTATAAGATTTATAGTGAAACACATATAATATATTTTACTTCAAAAAAAATACTGATTTTTTTTTAACTAAAATCTCTATTAACATTACTCATTTATTTTTACCAAGAAAACAAAGTTATACTTTTTTGAAAAATTATTTTATAATTAATTAAAAATTAATTATTTACTTTTTTTTTAGAGTTGTAGGATTGCAAAAAAACTAGAGAAAAAGAAAAGATATTATGCTACTAATTTTTGATTATTCTTTTTCTCTTTGAAATTA from the Polaribacter cellanae genome contains:
- a CDS encoding RNA polymerase sigma factor, translating into MTELSKTVLENLKKGNQAAFKELFDFFYERLYAFSFKYVKNNYAAEEITANTMLFLWEKRANISNIKDIKPYLYKVTRNASLDYLKNKDKVVRLDFNSVSLLYFDKYIIEEEVHAILLKAIENLPSKCKRVFELCCIEGVKYKDVAEDLNISINTVKSQRRRALALLKNQFKDNPLFLFILKGLLKVS